A region of the Litchfieldia alkalitelluris genome:
ACGTCGTACCTATAACCATCCCCCCACTTAGGAATCGAAAAGAGGATATTGTTCCTTTTATTCATCATTTCTTAACAGAATTTTCAAAGAAATACAATTTAGAGAGAGCCATTGATGAGGCCGTTATTCAGCAGCTTACTAATCAAGAATGGAAAGGAAATGTTAGAGAATTAATTAACTTAATGGAACGTTTAGTAGTTACATCACAAGCAAGAACGATTATTCTAAATGACCTCCCTGATACTTACAGAACCATATCGTATGAATCCTTCACTCACTCCATAGATACTACCTTACCAGAAACAATCAATAAAATTGAAAAAAACATATTACAAAGAGCCAAAAAACAATATAAAACAACAGTTCAAATGGCGAAAGTTTTAGGGATAAGTCAGCCATCTATTGTTAGAAAATTAAAAAAATATAAAATAGAGTAACTTTGGCATGTATCTTGCATGGTATAAGATTGAAAGCTAAATCTACGATTGCAAGGGGGATAAACATGGAAAGTTGGGGTCAACTTGTCGAAGATATTTCAGAGTTGCTTGCACCAAGCATGGCAAAGGACCATCCAAATTTACCAGTAATAAAGGCAGAGGGATGCTATTACTATGGGTTAGATGGTAGAAAGTATTTAGATTTCACCTCGGGGATTGCGACTGAGAATGTTGGTCACTGTCATCCGAAGGTCGTTAGTGCGATTAAACGTGGAGCGGATTCATTGATGCATGGACCATCTGGAGTAATTATCTATGAATCTATTTTAAAGCTTGCTAAGGTGTTACAAAATGAGTTGCCAGGCAACTTGGATTGCTTCTTTTTTTCTAATAGTGGCTCAGAGGCGATTGAAGGGGCAATAAAATTAGCAAAGCATGCGACAAAACGGCCATATGTTGTATCTTTTACAGGTTGTTTTCATGGTAGAACAATTGGTGCTTTAAGTGTATCCACTTCGAAAAGTAAATACCGTAAATTTTTGCAGCCGAACTGGCTTACCTATCAAGTGCCATATCAAGATAAATTTGCAGATGAAGCAGAAGCACTAACAAAGCTAGAGATGGATTTTGAATCATTGTTTGCCCATCAAGTAACTCCGGAAGAGGTTGCTTGTGTCATTCTTGAACCAGTCTTAGGAGAAGGAGGGTATGTTGTTCCGTACAAATCTTGGTTGCAAAGAGTTCGAGAGATTTGTAGTAGGCATGGAATATTACTCATATTTGACGAAGTCCAAACCGGGTTTGGTCGTACAGGTGAAATGTTTGCGGCTCAAACATTTGGTGTTCATCCAGATATTATGGCAATTGCAAAGGCGATTGCATCTGGAGTGCCATTAAGTGCGACTGTTGCTTCAAAAGAGCTAATGCAGAAGTGGCCACTTGGTTCCCATGGTACAACATTTGGGGGAAATCCACTTGCGTGTGAAGCAGGATTAGCAAGTCTTGAAGTAATAAAGGAAGAAAACTTGCTTCAAAATTCCAAGGAGTTAGGAAAATATGCAATAACAAGGCTAAAGGAATTACAACAAAAATATACGATCATCCGTGATGTCAGAGGGATTGGGTTAATGATAGGGATTGAGTTTGCTGACCCTATAACGGGAGAGCCTGATGGTGAAGCGGTAAAAGATATTTTAGATCTAGCTCTTGAGCAGGGTGTTTTATTCTACTTATGCGGAAATGCAGGAGAGGTGATCCGAATGATTCCGCCATTAATTGTAACAAAAGAGCAAATTGATGAAGGACTTACAATGTTAGAACAGGCCATTCAAAACTACATAAACAGAAATGAGGAGAAGAAATGAGTGATTTACAAGTCGATGTTGAAACTAAAAAGCAAAAACCAAAAGAGGTAAAAGCAATCAATGCATTTGTTCTTTTATTTGGTGTTATTATTATTGCCGCGATTTTAACGTACATTGTTCCTGCAGGACAATATGAACGTGTTGAGGTTGATGGGCGTAGTGTGATTGATCCGCAATCTTTCCAATTCATTGAATCAAATCCAGTTGGTTTTTTAGAAATTTTCAATAGTATTCATACAGGGATGTCGGATGCATCTAGTATTATCTTCTTTGTATTTATTGTGGGTGGTGCATTTGGAATTTTACAAGCTACAGGTGCACTTGATTCATTTGTTGTCTATTTGTCTACAAAGCTAGCAAACCGTGAAAAGATTATTATTCCTGTTTTGATGCTTTTCTTTGCAGCAGGTGGATCGCTAATGGGGATGGCGGAAGAAACGCTAGTATATATTGGAATTCTTGTTCCGCTAGCAATTGCTTTGAAGTTTGATGCCATTGTTGGGTTTGCAGTTGTTGTACTTGGAGCTTCAGTAGGTTTTACATCAGCAGTTATGAATCCATTTACAGTTGGTGTGGCGCAAGGGGTAGCCGAGCTGCCTACCTTCTCAGGCATTGGTTTTCGCTTAGTGTTATTAGTCGTCTTTTATTTAGCAGCCGTTCTATACATTTTGCATTATGTTAAAAAAATCAAAAAGGATCCGTCTCTTGGTTTTTATGGTAAGTATGAACAAGGGTCTCAAGAAGGGTTACTTAAATCTAATAGTAAATTAGACACAAGGCATAAATGGGTATTAATAACATTTCTATTAAACTTTGTTGTATTAGTATATGGTGTAATTAAATTTGGTTGGTATATTACCGAAATCGCGGGATTATTCTTGTTGTTCGGAATTTTAATCGGTATTGTTGGTAGACTTTCTGCAAGCAATATTGCTGATAGCTTTATCAAAGGAGCAGGAAATCTTGTTGGTGGAGCATTAATCATTGGGGTTGCCCAAGCCATTTTAGTTATCTTCAACAGCGGTGGCTTAATGGATACAATTCTTTACTATGCTTCAAGTGCAATTGATAATAT
Encoded here:
- a CDS encoding aspartate aminotransferase family protein is translated as MESWGQLVEDISELLAPSMAKDHPNLPVIKAEGCYYYGLDGRKYLDFTSGIATENVGHCHPKVVSAIKRGADSLMHGPSGVIIYESILKLAKVLQNELPGNLDCFFFSNSGSEAIEGAIKLAKHATKRPYVVSFTGCFHGRTIGALSVSTSKSKYRKFLQPNWLTYQVPYQDKFADEAEALTKLEMDFESLFAHQVTPEEVACVILEPVLGEGGYVVPYKSWLQRVREICSRHGILLIFDEVQTGFGRTGEMFAAQTFGVHPDIMAIAKAIASGVPLSATVASKELMQKWPLGSHGTTFGGNPLACEAGLASLEVIKEENLLQNSKELGKYAITRLKELQQKYTIIRDVRGIGLMIGIEFADPITGEPDGEAVKDILDLALEQGVLFYLCGNAGEVIRMIPPLIVTKEQIDEGLTMLEQAIQNYINRNEEKK
- a CDS encoding YfcC family protein — encoded protein: MSDLQVDVETKKQKPKEVKAINAFVLLFGVIIIAAILTYIVPAGQYERVEVDGRSVIDPQSFQFIESNPVGFLEIFNSIHTGMSDASSIIFFVFIVGGAFGILQATGALDSFVVYLSTKLANREKIIIPVLMLFFAAGGSLMGMAEETLVYIGILVPLAIALKFDAIVGFAVVVLGASVGFTSAVMNPFTVGVAQGVAELPTFSGIGFRLVLLVVFYLAAVLYILHYVKKIKKDPSLGFYGKYEQGSQEGLLKSNSKLDTRHKWVLITFLLNFVVLVYGVIKFGWYITEIAGLFLLFGILIGIVGRLSASNIADSFIKGAGNLVGGALIIGVAQAILVIFNSGGLMDTILYYASSAIDNIPGAFTAVGMFILQLGLNFLVPSGSGQAALTMPIMAPLADLVGVTRQTAVLAYQLGDGLSNNIFPTVGFFMAGLALAGIPWTRWLKWVFPLFLIQIAISVIALVIAQLIQYGPF